From Glycine max cultivar Williams 82 chromosome 11, Glycine_max_v4.0, whole genome shotgun sequence, the proteins below share one genomic window:
- the LOC100800594 gene encoding helicase sen1, whose amino-acid sequence MERSCIAKDNEEGLDLVETVFNWSLKDVLNDNLCKHKVLKIPQTFLSTTDYLNSFIPSLIEETRSDLCSNLKGVSRASFCEISSIELERSRSFIPTKSLFYQISVNRSSNDVNGKYEPEVGDLIAFTDIKPKTVDDLINRPKRNYHIGYVHGIKESIDKISILSSKSFDMDIQFALRSKSDAPKLYAFHLLNLTTNVRIWKALKSQLEGASLSMMKKVLQADINNGENCQLCFSGENHSVACSSVQNIIRSQNLNQSQKEAVVSCVTSRECHHNDTIKLIWGPPGTGKTKTVASLLFSLLKLKARTLACAPTNTAVLEVAARLQNLVMETLECDTFGFGDIVVFGNKSRMKVDSYRCLNDVFLDYRVDNLLKCSGWKHSLESMIKLIEYPKQQYDSYKREEENSLKSLEEFAKQKYFNEKHDDHLTLEQFLKKESTCIEEQYLLYKDHKRKNIKTMEQYFMQRLRSNREQLEEYMRTLHTHLPTSLIPLEEIKKMPVALDLLSSLENSLSKDKFKQTSDGCEDGESILDCLGRLSIKNEECLVKLRSLSQTISLPNITDKYEMAKFCLMSARLIFCTAASSTKLFADGMTPVEFLVIDEAAQLKECESTIPLQLPGLHHVILIGDEKQLPAVVKSQVSQEAEYGRSLFERLVSLGHKKHLLNVQYRMHPSISLFPNKEFYEKQLSDSPFVREVSYNRHFLEGKMYDSYSFINIAKGKEKMPRGGHGWKNMVEAAAVCKIIESLENEFFSTGKKVSIGIISPYNAQVYEIQERITRQNLVSDPNFSVSVRSVDGFQGGEEDIIIISTVRSNKNGKIGFLDNRQRANVALTRARYCLWILGNENTLSSDYSLWRNLVNDAKERGCFHNADDDKKLAKAIEEESLLIELLDEYESPFKKLSLGSTSRTRTTATTFRGSFRGRPRTPRW is encoded by the exons GTACTGAAGATCCCACAGACATTCCTGTCAACAACAGATTACTTGAACTCCTTCATTCCTTCACTGATTGAGGAAACTCGGAGCGATCTATGTTCGAACTTGAAAGGTGTGTCGCGGGCTTCCTTTTGCGAAATCTCAAGCATTGAACTCGAGAGGTCAAGAAGCTTCATACCTACCAAGAGCTTGTTCTACCAAATATCTGTGAACAGAAGCAGCAATGATGTGAATGGAAAATATGAGCCTGAGGTTGGAGACCTCATTGCCTTCACTGATATTAAACCGAAAACCGTAGATGACTTAATCAACAGGCCTAAAAGAAACTACCATATCGGTTATGTTCATGGaataaaagaaagtattgaCAAGATCTCAATATTATCATCCAAAAGCTTTGACATGGACATTCAGTTTGCCTTGAGGAGCAAGAGTGATGCACCAAAGCTTTATGCCTTCCATCTTTTGAACCTTACCACAAATGTTCGAATTTGGAAAGCCTTGAAGTCACAGCTTGAGGGTGCAAGCTTGAGCATGATGAAGAAAGTGCTGCAAGCTGATATAAAT AATGGAGAAAATTGCCAACTTTGCTTTTCTGGGGAAAACCATAGTGTAGCTTGTTCTAGTGTACAAAACATAATCCGGTCTCAAAATCTGAATCAATCCCAGAAAGAAGCAGTTGTAAGCTGTGTTACTTCGAGGGAATGTCATCATAATGACACTATTAAACTTATTTGGGGCCCACCAGGAACTGGCAAAACAAAGACAGTGGCTTCCTTGTTATTTTCCCTGCTCAAGTTAAAAGCCAGAACATTAGCATGTGCTCCAACTAATACTGCAGTTTTGGAAGTGGCTGCTCGCCTGCAGAATTTAGTTATGGAGACACTTGAGTGTGATACATTTGGCTTTGGTGACATAGTTGTATTTGGCAATAAATCTCGAATGAAAGTAGACAGTTACCGGTGCCTCAACGATGTCTTTCTTGATTATCGCGTAGATAATCTCTTGAAGTGTTCTGGATGGAAACATTCCCTGGAATCAATGATCAAGTTAATCGAGTACCCCAAGCAGCAATATGATTCGTATAAGCGTGAGGAAGAAAATAGTCTTAAGTCATTGGAAGAATTTGCTAAGCAAAAGTACTTTAATGAAAAGCATGATGATCATCTGACATTAGAGCAATTTTTGAAGAAGGAATCCACTTGCATTGAAGAGCAATACCTTTTGTATAAGGatcataaaaggaaaaatatcaaGACAATGGAGCAATATTTTATGCAGAGATTGCGTTCCAATAGAGAGCAACTCGAGGAATACATGCGAACCTTGCATACACACCTACCAACTTCTTTAATTCCACTTGAGGAGATAAAGAAAATGCCTGTAGCTCTTGATTTGCTAAGTTCTCTTGAAAACTCTTTGAGTAAAGATAAGTTCAAGCAAACTTCTGATGGCTGTGAGGATGGAGAAAGCATTCTTGACTGCCTTGGAAGGTTAAGCATTAAAAATGAAGAGTGCCTTGTCAAACTGAGATCACTTTCTCAGACAATTTCACTTCCAAACATTACTGACAAATATGAAATGGCAAAATTTTGCTTGATGAGTGCACGCCTGATTTTCTGTACTGCTGCGAGTTCTACTAAATTGTTCGCAGATGGAATGACACCCGTAGAATTCCTAGTTATTGATGAAGCAGCTCAGCTGAAAGAATGTGAATCAACCATTCCGTTGCAGCTACCAGGCCTTCACCATGTAATCCTCATTGGTGATGAAAAACAACTTCCTGCGGTAGTCAAAAGCCAG GTTTCTCAAGAAGCTGAATATGGAAGAAGTTTGTTTGAGAGGCTGGTATCGTTGGGACACAAGAAGCATCTGCTTAATGTTCAGTATAGAATGCACCCATCCATCAGCTTATTCCCAAATAAGGAGTTCTATGAGAAGCAACTTTCTGATTCCCCTTTTGTCAGAGAAGTGAGCTACAACAGGCATTTCCTTGAAGGAAAAATGTATGATTCGTACTCGTTTATAAACATAGCCAAGGGTAAAGAGAAGATGCCTCGTGGTGGACATGGTTGGAAGAACATGGTTGAGGCTGCTGCTGTTTGCAAGATTATTGAAAGCCTTGAAAATG AATTTTTTAGTACAGGGAAGAAAGTTAGCATAGGAATCATATCTCCATATAATGCTCAAGTGTATGAAATCCAGGAAAGAATCACACGGCAAAATTTGGTTTCTGATCCTAACTTCTCTGTCAGTGTTCGTTCTGTTGATGGCTTTCAAGGTGGTGAAgaagatataataataatctcCACTGTGAGATCTAATAAGAATGGAAAAATAGGTTTCCTTGACAATAGGCAAAGAGCTAATGTGGCACTGACTCGCGCTAG ATATTGCCTGTGGATATTAGGGAATGAAAACACTTTAAGCAGTGACTACTCTCTATGGAGAAATCTAGTCAATGATGCTAAGGAAAGAGGGTGTTTCCATAATGCTGATGATGACAAGAAACTGGCAAAGGCCATTGAGGAAGAATCCTTGCTTATTGAACTACTTGATGAATATGAGTCCCCATTTAAGAAACTCAGTCTAGGGAGCACTTCACGAACAAGAACAACTGCTACCACCTTCAG AGGGTCTTTCAGGGGCAGGCCAAGGACACCAAGGTGGTGA